In Miscanthus floridulus cultivar M001 chromosome 8, ASM1932011v1, whole genome shotgun sequence, the sequence CGTACTTCACGATGTCTACTTTCCTTTTGATTTAAAAATGGGACTGCTCATTGATTTCTATTTGAATACTCATCTTGCAGACTAAGTCATTTGTGGAGTCCTTGATTACTGCGCCTAGGCTTCTGCAAGAGCGATATGAAGTGAGTTTTTTTATTCCTGCTGACATCAATTTAAGATAAAGCCGATACATGCTTTCTCTATGACAAGGATACATGGTTGAATTGTTGTTTTAGAACATATGTCTTCCTGTGAAAGATGCTAGGCTACAGTAAATTACAAATACACTTAATTTTTGGCTACTGATGGTTTTAATTTGATAATCTGATTGCTCCAAGTATATAGATTGAACTGCTCTGATGTGTTGAAGTTCATTAGAGTTACTTGACACTTTGTTATGATTTTAAACAGAGAAACTTAATTGCATGTGTTTTTGCTTTGATGTGGTAAAACTATTACGTAAGAATGACATTTCTCAAAAGGGTGAATGATTATTTATTTCATTGTGCAATTCATGCTACTGATATTCCCCTTTTCAGATGGAAGTAGGAATTGAAGATTGCTTACATATTGAGTTTGAATACAGCAAAAGCAAGTAAGACCATAGCCGTCTGCCTATCTGCTTCATCTATTATGAGAAGTTGGTCACTTTAGAAATCTGCATGTTACTCATATTCCCCATTTATGTCCAGGTACCATCTCAATGATGTGATTATTGGGAAGATATATTTTCTTCTTGTCAGAATAAAGATAAAAAATATGGAGCTGGAGATTCGGCGTCGGGAATCAACAGGATCAGGCTCTAACACATATGTTGAAACTGAGACTCTTGCAAAGTTTGAGTTGATGGATGGTGCTCCTGTGAGAGGTATGAGAGCCATTTTGTTGCCACTTTTTCATTTTTCAAATTCTAAATGTTTGTCCTGTGCCCTCAAGTTTAGACAATGTAGTGAGTGTTTCCTTCTTTGTTGTGGAGTattcatgtccattcttgacCTCATGGGTGCACTCTTTTTCACTTGTACCTTTCTCAATACCTCAATTTCAAAGTAAAAAAGTACCTAAATGAACTTGTGAGCAATTTGAAACGTATATGAAGAACTGacaagctagttcattttgagtTTACTACTGGTGCTCTTGGTTTTAAATAGTCACGTGGATACTGATAACTGGAGATCTCTCAGTTAGCTTCAGCAGTCCCTTGTACAACTTGTGCCACTTTGCTGGTAACTATAGATATGGGTCCTGTCTGCAGTTGAATTAGGACTGGCTGCATGGATGCTCATCTTGGCAAACGGACCATGATGCATAAATTGACAACTTTTCTTCAGATGTTCACTGTCATGATTTGTTATTGTCCAATACCACCTACGGTTCAAAGCCTGAATCTGATGCTGTTGTTGCTTACCTGCCTTTCCACATTGGAACCATTTGGTTGAGCTGGTATTGGACTAAATTATGATCTGTCCTTGAATTACACATTGATGGAACCAGGATTTGGTCTAATTCTAGTCTGTAGCCTGCCCAAACTAGGTCCTAACATGTTTCAATGATGTTGGTGTCGGTTTGCCGCATACCTAATCAAATTCCTTTACAGGTGAATCTATTCCAGTGAGGCTGTTCCTGACACCTTATGAGTTGACCCCGACTTACCGCAACATAAACAACAAGTTCAGCGTCAAGTATTACCTGAATCTGGTCCTTGTGGACGAGGAAGATCGGAGGTACTTCAAGCAGCAAGAGATCACAATGTACCGCCTCCTAGAATCTCCCCCGGCCTCCTAGATCCCAACCTGTAGCAGCATGTTCGCCTCTCAGGTTTTGTACAAGTGGGCGCTGAGGTTAGAGCAATGTCATGTATATAAACTCTCAGGGTGTAGCAGCATATTCGCCTCTCATTGAGTTTCAGTACAATCGCagaagataagtcatgatggagttgtgcatgaaaaatatatgttcgggtcgaatttgaattgtaaatttgtttttttttttgcgaaaaaatgtactgtagggacggttggtactgtagccgcctctacaaatcgatttgtagaggcgactgtgttaccagccgcccctacaaatcgattgtGCGGTCTAGGAACCGCCCCCTACAAATAtataatttgtagagacggtatggtaggggtaGCTGGCTGAGCCACATCTACAAACGATCTCTAGCCGCTCCTACGAATATTTATTGTAGTAGTGAGCGCCACCAAGCTCAGCACCGGAGGAGAGTTCATGAACGCCGTCTGGCTCCTCATGGGGCAGGCCACGGAGTACGACAGGTTCGCACCGTCTGCTGAGGCGTTGGCAGTGCTCACCAGGAGGCCTTTGGCCTTGCCCAAGCCCAAGCTCCCTGCCAGGTGGACGCAGCGACCATCGGTTTAGTCGTCTTAGCTTACTGATATAGATAACTGTGTGGTGTCATGTGTGTGGACTCAGGTCATATTATTTGTACTATATCTGTTGTTTGTACATGGCCGGCGTGCACCAAACACGCAAATATGTATTCATGTCTCGTTAATTTTCACATCAATCACCGAGTCCCGTTGTGATGTGTTTGATTCCGCTTATAACTGCAGTTTTGATCATTCTCACGTCCAAAGGATACTTGAAACTTACTAGACCTATCTGTTTTAAATAAACGGAAAATTATGAGTAAGGTTCACATCGATCTTGATGACAACGTCGGCTATGCATACAATACAGCTAACAAcgagctgtattattagccttactCTTAACTATATTTTGCAGAAGGGTCATGAATGGACCTGACCTACATGGCATGCTAATCATGTCACTCGTCCGTCCTTGTTCACAAGCGTGTGTGACAAATGGACTGGACTGGACTGTTAATCCTAGTGGATAATTCTAGGCCTGCTGTTGTAACAACTAACTAAATCATACAACTTGCATGTTGCATCAAGACGTGCACACAAGAATAATGCACCTGCACGTTTTGTTTCTCCGTATGTTCCAATGAATCAAAGACTGACAATCACAAGATAGAATCTACTCGCATCACTTGTGCACGAAGACGGCAAGAAATTGCTACGGATAAGGCATGCATTTCAAGGGCTTCTGCTGCTTTGTCCTCCAACTGAAAACTTGGCCATGCTCTTCCTATCGGTTGATGTTTAGATAATTAGATTGGTCACACACCACAAAGAGATAGAAAGCTCGGTAGAGGCAGGCCAAAATCAGCCTAGCCGACTTTGCCATCACATAACAGCTTGTCCGCACAAACTTCACCCTTGTGCCTCCAGTGGTGACCGGTGAGTGCGATACGCAAACTAGAGGAGTTTTGTCGGGTGCGTGATATGTAAGACATGTCGGTAAAATCTCTTTAaactcaacccccccccccccccccccccccccctcccccattCCCAAGAGGGACCTGTCGGGACGTGCAGTCGCCATGTGCTgattggaattaaaaggaaatcAAGGTGTCCGTAGAACTTTTCCGAAAAAAGGTGTCTGTAGAACAATTTGGactgtaggtaaaaaaaaaaaaacagagagggTACGCACAACAAACAACTTAGCATCTATGGCCTGTTcatttgggcttgtttggttaATAAGTCattgctgaaagtactgttggttggtttggtgtgagagaaaaaaattgttcgttggctgaaaaaatacggtttataagccaaacaCGACCAAACGAATAGGCTGCTAGCCGATTCAGTCAACTCTTGCTAATTGCATTCAGAAGCACCTTATTATATCCCAAAGTAagagattttttttaaataatattttttaataaataattGCAAATATAGCATCCGAATTATAAGAATTATAAATATAGTATAATGTCGGCTCCTGGATAGCTACGGCAGCTGGCAGGGTGACACCATCGGCAGGCCAGTAGCCGACTGGGACATGACTGGGCCAGTGTATCCTTATTGGCCCGATTGTCCTGTCGGCCCATGGAGAGCCGATATAATTATATCGGCCAACTGTGAGCCGACAGGCAACAAAATATCTACCGCTGCCTCTCTTCTTCCCTCGCTCTCTCTCGCTCgccgctccctctctctctctctctcccggctGCGCCGCCGCGCGGCCGGGCCGCCCTCGCCGGTGACTGCCGGATCTGGCGGTGGGCTTGACGCGCCCCCACCCCCTTACCTCTTCCTACTGGTGGTGGCTGAAACGTTGCAGCGCCTGATCAAAGAGGACGGTAACGGGATTCTACACCCTGACACTGAGGAGTGCTTCAGTACGCCGATGATACGCTCATAGTGCTAAAAGGGGATCTGAATGGTGTGACTGCGCTGAAGACAATTATGGTATTACATATGGATGAACATCTAACTCAGAATTGTGTCCAACTCCTTGGAtgcaagcaagaaagctttcCTCAAAGCTTATCTTGGCTTACCCCTATCCACATCCAAGCTGCCAATCTCTGCATACACCCCTTACATTCAAAAAGCTGATAGGTATCTTGGATGCTGGCAGGCGCAACTACTGAACACCATGGGGAGGGCCGTGCTGGTGAATGCAGTGTTGGACAGTCAGCTGGTATACTTCATGAGTTCCCTAGCTTTACCACCGTCAGTCATACACCAAATGGATCGGAGGCGTAGGGCCTTCATGTGGGCTGGTGAACGGACTGGAACTGTGTCCCCAGCGAAATGCCTTGTAGCTTGGACTCAGGTGTGCAACCCCAAAGAGCTAGGAGGACTTGGTATCAAAGATATGGGCGTCCAAAATGTGTGCCTCCTGCTGAAACTCATTCACCGGCTTCATTTTCCTCAATATTCTGCATGGGCACGGTGGGTTAGGCAAGGCCTGTATTGCTAAtctgaaaggtgaccttcatggaGAGCACTGGGAGGTGCTGCGCTCCATCCTACCGCTCTACCAAGCCATTACCACAGTCCAAATTGGTGATGGTGCATGCACCTCAGCTCGTTCTGGATGGACGTCTGGCTCGGCGATGAGGCGTTGGCAGAGGTCTACCCGGCGCTGTACAGCCACTGCACATGCAAGGATGTCACGGTCAGAGAAGTCCTGGATACTGGAATACAGACAATCTTCGCTCCAAGACTGACGACATTAACCAGCAGGGGGCAAAAccccctcctgattcctcaaaaaaaaagaaaaaaaagaaaagactgACGACATTGGCACTGGAGCAGCTGAGAATGGTTGAAACCAACCTGTCCGAGGTCACCCTTTCAGAGGATCAGGACCGCAGGCTGTCCCATTTCAGTACCGGCGAAGCTAGTCTTGACTCCGGGGGAGTATACAGGCTGCTCAAATCTCGTGGACAGGGAAGTGATGAAGGATCAGCGTTCGTCCGGAAGAACGCAGCTCCACCGAGAGTACAGATGTTTATAAGCTCCCCCGGCCAAGCAACCTGCCACAAGATCAGTTCGGAGCGTTTGTCGCGCTGGCTACTTTGGAAAACACGAAATGCACTTGTCTTCAGGGAGGAGCAAACGTCAGTCCAACAGCTACTAACTACGTGCAAGCGGGAAGCTGAACAACGGCGAGCTCGATTTCCACGGCGGAAGAAGCAAGTAGCGGATCAATGGTGTTCAGTCTTCTCTGACGCGTTACAGAGCTAGGAAGGCCATGGAGTGGCCTGTAAACTCCAGtcctaaaaaaaaaatctttgaggtggaagtggaagtagaATGAAGATCATAAAAAACTAGTTAGACACACAAATGACAATGAGGCTGAATTTGCTCGACAGAAATGATGTAGGAAATTGCTCTAAGCACAATTCTTTTTTCTTCGAATGCTCTAAGTACAATCCTAGTCTTGGATATGATTATTATAAACTCTTCTACGGTGGATGGATTTGATGATCCCTGTGAAAAAAAGCTACATAGGCTGATTTGCTAGAGTAAGAGCCCGATTGTGCAAGTCTTCATTGGTGCTGATCGGGAGTGTCCAGTTGCAAGTATTCCAACAATACTTCAATTGTCAAGGTCCCCTTGATGTCAGCCACCCAACTTCTGTCCTGTAAAGCTTGTGCCACCGTAGACCGTACGTTGTTTCAAGGCTCTCTTTGGGAATGACCTTGATCAGGTTGGGAGCATGCTCTGCAATTGTTTTACCAAAAAGCCAGCAGTCCAGCCAGAATTTAGTTGAAGTTCCATTACCAACTATGGTTTGTACAGAAACACCCACGTTTGGGCAATACATGGGACTTGCACTGGTAAACCTGCCCTTTAGACGTCCCTCATCAGTCTTCTGTGCCCACAGCCATCTGATACGGAGTGACCAGTCCAAAGTTTCAAGGTTATGAATGCCTAGCCCCCCAAACTGAATAGGGCGTTGAACCTTTTCCCACGAGACTATCAGCCACCTTGTCAATAAGAGGTAAGAGGTCAGACTTGGTGGGTTTGCGAAGAGTTAAAGGTAAGCCAAGGTAAGTACATGGAAAGTCCTTCAGCTCACATGGGAGTGTTTCTGAAATAGTTCTCACCACAACATCTCCGCACTGGATGGGCAATACTGAACTTTTGTTCATGTTCTGAGTCCTGAGGTATGGCCAAATAATTCCACGATGTGATTAATAACCTCAAGGTCAGATCTTTCAGGTTTTAGAAATATTACCACGTCAGGAATCACTTGGGTGACAATAAGAGAAACAAATGGCAAGGAGAAAATGCTCCATAGTGAAAACCAACTCTTAGCACAGACAGTTCTAAGTTTCTGACAGCGTCTCTAATCAGCAAGGAATATATAGGTTATATATTAGAAAAATGTGAAGAGATCTATGTCACTCCCATTACTATATGCATCCAAAATGTTGGCTATTCAAAATGTTCCAGTCATTGGGGCTTATAATTATTCTTTTCTAAATGTCAGCTCTAGCTCCTGCGTttttgagaaaaaataaatgccagCTCTAGTGGCGGCTTTAAAAGAAAAGGCTCCAAAAATCTATCAAAAGTTCCACTTGACCATGATGTGCTTTTACTGAACCAAGGAGATTGCTTTCTATGAAAATTACTTCACATTCAGGCTGACAGAGCAATAGTGTGAACACAGACACAAGAAGAATAATCCAAGCAGTTTAGTCTTTAAAATCATAATACTACTTATTCAGAAAGACAGAGGTCAAGAGTTCGACATGCACTCCGACTGACTGAGTGACCATCTTCTCAACAGCACAAGCCTTGCAAACATTCAGATGTGACGTTGCCATAACAGGAACTATAAAGAAGCGGGTAAAAGATTGGCTTATGTTTGCATACATCAACAAGCAATGGAATCTTGAGGTCATGTTCGTATCAACAAAAGGATACAGAAATGATAATGGGAAAGGTACGTGAAGCTAGACGATAATGCAAAGACAAGAATTACAGGTACCTGTCTCAAGTGCAGCAGCAGCATAATATCCCTTGCCAATTGATGCTAGCAAGCACAGGAATTAGTGGTTGCAATACGATCCCAAGATGGTCCAGTCGCAAGTCAAGCAAAATAGAAACTCTCTAAAACATGAAACCTGAACAATTTCAGATGTAGCAAAATTTTCAGATTAAAAAAGATTGAAGCTTTGCCTAATGAAAGCTCCAAACAAGACATCTATTTTGATCTGAGGACAAGCAGGCTGATAAAATATAACACAATTCATTCTAGCCAGGAAACAAGTCTCTGGCCAAAAATTAGAAAAGTCTTTACTAATTTATGTGACAGCCAATGATGAAAACAAATGCAAGCATCATCTTGCTTCATGTATCTGTATGCAGGCAATGCATACAGATACAGAGTCCTTCACGTGATAAAATTTAGCACAACTGACCAATCATTAAAAAGGAGCAAGCTTGTTTCTATCCCTCTGCATCTACTCTATTTCACCGAAAATTATCATTCTTATCTCATCATAACATGCTCCGTGTTACCAGAAGTATTCCACTAAAGCCTATATATTTAACAGATGTTGTTTTTGCCCAACTTTATTTTATCTCAAAACAGGAGATGAATGGCAATTTGAATTCACAACAAAATGTAGCAAGAAGTAAAAGGCAGCACCATTCAGGATGAGTGAGCTTTCTCACCTTCAGGGACATGTCCTCGAGGGCTTCAATAATCTTCCTGTCAAACATCATTGAATGTGACTTAACCGGCTGCCTGAGTCCATGCACCAAAAATTCAGGAAAAGATGCTATACTAGGCCAATCTCAGGCAAACTCGCCATCACCATGTAAAAAGTTTTCTGGTAAAGGGATTACCTTTGACTAAATAAAAAAGTGAGGGGTCGAATAGCAGCTCCCCCATATTCAGGGTGCTCCAGCAAGTTCAAAAATTTGACCAGCTCAACCAGAATAAAGGCAACTGCCATAAATTTTAATGAAGCTTTAAGGCTCATAAGTTCTATTCATCGTATATTTGTAGCAGTTCAACCAAGAAAACAGGCCTTATGCCACAAGAATATGAACTTGATTGTTCTTTATAAACTTACCATGCAAACACCAGCATCACAATCATTCTCAGCCAATATAACCCAAGGTGTACGACTCAATAAATTTAACAGCCCCTTGAATGCAGTAAACTTTCTCATAAGCAATAAGATAACCATTGTTTACCTGTCCATAACATAACAATTTATTGAGATGAAAACATGGCTAAAAAGGAACGAGGAAAAAACATAATGACTGATTGATACCTTGGCTTTTTCCATCAGACAGCCCCATTGCGCATTGGCATAGCAGCAGCCTTCTTCACAGCCTGCTTTGTAGAAGGGAACTGATTTCCACCAAGATTTGACCTTCTCTGTGCAAGAACACCCTAAGCACCAAGAGAACATTAGaaaattgaacatgagacaagcTGCAAAAAAACAATTTACAGTGTCATTGCAACATACTTGTCTAATGGTTGATCTAGATTCCATAAATTTATTGTCATTCCCTTTATTAGAGCTGCCATAAACCATAGGGGAGCTCTGCCTCTGTACGTAGCAGGTAGCATTTGAACACCAATAAATTCAAGCTTGAGAGAAGTTAATTAAAGTATAGTAAGCCCCAGCCAAAGAAGATAAAGATATCTACTACTTCCGACTAAAAAGTAGCAATAAGACAACATTAGGCTTTTCTTATGAGCAAAACCAGCTATAGTAATTTTCCGTACCAATACAACCATGAACTGAATGCACTACATTCATACATGAAAAAACCAGTCCGGAAGACGCATACATGAACAGGACCATTGGTACACTTATATTAGTTGTATTCACCAATAATCTTCACAAGAGCACTTTCCATCCTTAAACTTGTGCAAACAATTTGAATCCTTGATCAGTATCTGCCGCTCGTATTTTTCTGAAACTAGCTTGGCAAAGATGTGACAACGGCTACACATCCTTAAGGTCTTTATTATCCGTATGCTTCTGAGAGGAGGGGAATTTGAAATTGCAAAAGCAATTGCTAGCTTCTCACAATGTATTCCAGATAattcttctttctcttcttcaGCGTCAGTCCCATTACAGATGTTCAGCAATGACATTCTGATCTGAATCATAATCAACTTCAATTCAGCTACTGTACTCTCTAATGCTAAATTATCACTGGTTGAGAACAAATAGACCTTGTTCTTGATTTCAACCGAACAACTATCAACATCTTCCAACTCTCTTCCTTTGTTGTATACTGTCATGAGTGGCACATCAGCAGACTTTCCAGTTGGATCCCAGTAATTAAAAACCAGTCTTTGGATT encodes:
- the LOC136472417 gene encoding vacuolar protein sorting-associated protein 26A-like; translated protein: MEVGIEDCLHIEFEYSKSKYHLNDVIIGKIYFLLVRIKIKNMELEIRRRESTGSGSNTYVETETLAKFELMDGAPVRGESIPVRLFLTPYELTPTYRNINNKFSVKYYLNLVLVDEEDRRYFKQQEITMYRLLESPPAS